The proteins below are encoded in one region of Sminthopsis crassicaudata isolate SCR6 chromosome 1, ASM4859323v1, whole genome shotgun sequence:
- the LOC141550203 gene encoding olfactory receptor 13C7-like — protein sequence MNETNQITVKDFILLGLSGHPKLEIILFVLTLWMYLVILLGNGVLITVTIYDSHLHTPMYFFLGNLSFLDICYTTSSIPLVLDSFLTPRKSIFFSTCIIQMSLSFAMAGTECILLTMMAFDRYVAICNPLRYPVIMNKTAYVSMAVCSWTAGAANSIIQTSLTVQLPFCGANVIDHFTCEILALLKLACGDITINVLSMTGSNLIFLVFPLISISITYIFIFATILRITSAEGKRKAFSTCSAHLTVVIIFYGTIFFMYAKPKAKDSVNADKEDITDKLISLFYGVVTPMLNPIIYSLRNKDVKAAVKNMLSECFPEKI from the coding sequence ATGAATGAGACCAATCAAATCACTGTGAAAGACTTCATCCTCCTTGGGCTTTCTGGACACCCAAAGCTGGAGATTATTTTGTTTGTCCTGACCCTGTGGATGTACCTGGTAATATTGCTTGGAAATGGAGTCCTCATCACAGTAACTATCTATGATTCCCACCTACATACGCCTATGTACTTTTTCCTTGGTAATCTCTCTTTCCTGGATATTTGCTACACAACCTCCTCTATTCCTCTAGTTCTAGACAGTTTTCTCACtccaagaaaaagtatttttttctccacCTGTATAATACAGATGTCTCTGTCTTTTGCCATGGCAGGAACTGAGTGTATACTCCTGACCATGATGGCATTTGACCGCTATGTGGCCATCTGCAACCCCTTGAGGTACCCTGTCATCATGAATAAGACTGCATATGTGTCAATGGCAGTTTGTTCTTGGACAGCAGGGGCTGCTAATTCCATAATACAAACATCCCTTACAGTCCAGTTACCATTTTGTGGTGCTAATGTCATTGACCACTTCACTTGTGAAATTCTGGCTCTTCTGAAATTGGCCTGTGGAGATATTACCATTAATGTGCTTAGTATGACGGGatcaaatctcatttttctagtttttcctctGATATCAATTTCCATCacttatattttcatctttgctaCCATTCTGAGAATCACTTCAGCAGAGGGGAAACGTAAAGCCTTTTCTACTTGCTCAGCCCACCTGACTGTGGTGATCATCTTCTATGGAACTATCTTCTTTATGTATGCAAAACCCAAAGCCAAAGACTCAGTTAATGCAGATAAAGAAGATATTACAGACAAACTCATTTCCCTGTTTTATGGAGTTGTAACACCCATGCTCAATCCCATCATTTATAGCCTGAGGAACAAGGATGTAAAGGCAGCTGTAAAGAATATGTTGTCAGAATGCTTCcctgagaaaatataa